TTGATTTGCTTGAAGTTGTCGATATCCAGGATAAAGAAGGCGTAGCAGGCATCCGGATGCTGCATCAGCATGGCGCGGATATTTTCCTGCGTGGCGGCCTTGTTAAACAGCTCCGTCAGGGAATCTTTCTGCATCTGGTCAAAGAGGTAGAGCTCCCGCTTCTTCTCCGCGTCGATATTCTGCCGGTACACCAGCAGCCGTACGGAATTATCGTCGTCCCAGTAAAAGATGTGCGCGGTGATGCGTATCCAGTGGTAGTTCTGCCCATCCGTGCTGATCATAAAGTCGTAGCGCAAATTCTCCACCCCGTCGTGATAGGCGGCAAGCACCGCCTCGGGCGAGAACATGGCCAGATACCCCTGGCGGAACTCCTCCTTGATCTGCCTTTGGGCGATCATTGCAAGCGCCTTATCAAAGGGCATGTTCCCCCGCGCGCCCAGGCTTTCAAAATACGCCTCGGTGGCCTCGCTTGCGGCGCGGTTGTGCGTGATATCGATCTCATAGATGTCCTCGTACATCTGCTCGGTTGCCTCGCGCAGCACGTTGCGGTGCTCCTGTTCCCGGGCGACGGTCAGCTCGATAATGTGGCGGTTGTACTTGCGCATCACGCTTGTGATGATCACCAGCACCGTAGCCACAATCACCGCAATGATCAGGATCTCCCGCGCGAGATCCAGTGCAAGCGCCTTATCCATGGCGGTGGTATCGTTCTGCACGATCAGGTGCCAGTCCATGTTCTGCACGTACGCGCTGACCAGATACCCGCTCCCCGCATCGGAATCATACCAGAAGGTCTCGGCATCCTCCCTGTTCTGCAAAATGGCATCTTTCAGCTCCGTAAAGGCACAGCCGTCAAAGAGGTTGGACGCCTCGTAGCCCGTCTTTTGTGTGGAAATCTGCACCACACCCTGCCGGTCCACCAGGCAGACGTCGACGCCGAATTTTTCTTCGTAGCTTTGGAATAGGGCCTGCAGGTCGTTGACGCGAAAACCCACCCCCACCACGCCGATGGTCTTCCCCGCAGCATCCCGTATGCGCGCGTTGATAAAGACGGTGATCTCGTTATTTGCCGCGCCCACCTCGTCGTTGTCGATGTTCAGTTCGTAGTCCCTCTCCCCTTGGAGAAACTGGTAGAACCATACGTTTTCCGGGTCGTCCGGCAGCAGGGTGCGGTCCAGGCCGTTGTAATAGTAGTACTGGTTGGTCTGAGCGGAAGCCAAAAACACGGAATCGTACTGATATTTATCGCGGTACGCCGCAAGATATTGGCGCATCCCTTCCACAAAGCGCGTCTCATCGGCGTGCTGCTGTTCCTCGCGGAGGAACGCCTTGAGCAGGCTGTCGTTGGCCATGGTGAGCGAAATGTTGACGGGTTTGAGAAAGATGGAATCGATCTGGTGGTAGATGCCCTCGGATGTCAGGGTGGTGACGCTCTCCACGTCCTTGCGGATGATGCTCTGGTTGGAGCGGTAGCTGATGATGGAGGTGGTTGCAAAACCCAGGATGATGACGATGCAGACCAGCAGGTTGGTGCGCATCAACACATTTTTCTTCATAATCAAAACCGCCTCCATCACAAGTGCTTTCTTTTTATCTTGCGCTTTGCACACGTCAATGTCCACTAAAACTTTCATTGCACGGACGTTTTCTTTGCAGGGACGTGGGACGTCGCATATTACAGACGCTCCGCATACCAGAAAACATTTTTCGCAGAGCTCAAACAACAGGTTGCTTTTCGGATGTATTCATATATATGCCTGTTATAGAATATGGACTGGTTTTTGTTATTGTTTATATTTGAATTTCCTGCACAGGTTCTTGGTGCCCAAATAGTGCCCGGTCTCACAAAACGACTTTGTACAGAGATACGGCAAGACAAACGACGATTTGCTGAAAGCCCCGATTTTAAGCCACTTTTTCATGGTGCCTTAAATATTCGTGAGGCCTTGCAAGAAGATTTTGGTCTATCAAATCAATAAAAAATCTACTTAAAAGCTTTTACCCCGCAGTCAATCGATGTATAGGGCTAAACATACTACAATCATACACCCGCGGCAATGTTGTGATAACCGCTGGTGCATGTGGACGTTGTGCCACTTATGGCACGCATGGCAGCCAACCATGCGGCGGGTAGAATCAACGTCCCTCCTTGATGAAACCACTACTCGACGATGCTTTTATCGTTTTCTAGTTGTATGATAAACCTTAAGAAGGACCCTGTCGTATACACTAGATACTCGATTTCAGCCGCGCTAATCACATCCGAATGGTCGTTATGCTTTATATGTTGGTTATTATAAGTCGTAAAGTAATTCAAAAGCTTCACATACATATTGCAGACTTCCACAGTTATGTTTTTTTGTTTTAAGTATTTACCTACTTCCCTTTGCTGGTTTTCTAATGAGGAATGATTATTAAACACCTGTCTGAGGAACAATTCAACCGAAAGACGCAAACTATCAATAACGCTTCGAGTACGATCGCCTTTCAAACAGGCTCTCAGGGCTACATTGTATTGTTCCTTAGCTGCAGGGTAACTACCAAGCCAGTTCAGAATATCAACGACTAGCTTTTGATCCAACAGTTCCGCATTCGCTGGATAAAACAGGTATCCGTCGGCAGTATCACATAATACAGCGTTAATGCTGGAGGCCTTTAACGATTCCGCAATTTTGAATGCTAATGCTTTCCGTCTATTGTCCTTTATTGTGTCACTATTCAATATGTGTTCCATCATCATCAACCAGCGAAAAAGCGTTTCATCATCTTTTATATTCAAATCATCCTGCGTCAGTAGTCCATATAACTTAGTTCTGGAAAATACATCATTGTTGAAACTAAATAAACTCATTGAATCATCAGGTGTATAAACCACTCCCATTAAATTAAACGCTTCTGAGGATATGCGGTTAAGAATTGCTGAATCGTCTCCCACAAACTCTCCAATAGCCGAAATGCACCGATTTTTAAAGTGTGTTTTTTCATTTTGCGGCATCACTATATTAAACCGCTGAGAAAAGCCTTCTGTTCTACTTATTAGTTCAGAATTCTCCGCATTTGCTTCCACAACTGTTACTTTTTTCTTTGCCATGAACATTCTCCTATAAGCTTATAGAAAGTACGTTTTTCTTATTTTAACAGAAAACCGTAGAAAAAGCTTCACTTGTCAAAATTAAGAAAAAGTCAAGAAGAATCGTCGCAACAACACATCATCCCCAGCGACCCGGCCGAGTTTGATCATATGGGTTGATCATATGGATACCTATTCTCGGGACATAAAAGCTCGCAAATCACCAAAGCCGTTTGAGAACTTGGGGGCAGGCACTGCCTGCTGGCAGGGCTTTACAATATGGATGCCTCGCACCGGACAACAAAAAATCGCAATCCACTAAAGTGCATTGCGATATTGGGTGCAGCGTCACGCTGCTGGCAGGGTTTGATCGTATGGATGCTACATTCAGGACAACAAATGATCCCATCCTCACAATGGAATATGCGATGCTGGAAGCAGCAACTTGCCGCTGGCAGAGCTTAACGATATGGATACTTCATTTCGGGCATAAGAAAGTCGCACCTTCGCAGAAGAAAGTGCGACTTTAGGTGCGGCAACTTGCCGCTGGTGCGAAGGACGGGACTTGAACCCGTACGGTTGCCCGTGCGCCCCTTAAACGCATGCGTCTGCCAATTCCGCCACCCTCGCTTATGGATGCTCACCTGCCCATGCCGGCCTGAGAACAAACATAATTTTATCCCATGGTATATGGTAAAGTCAAGCCGTAAGCTAAAATTTCTGCCAAATCCATATGCGCGGCGCGTCACTGCGCCATGTACTGCTGCACCTTTTGCGTGAACGCCTGCCAGCGCCCCTGATCGCGGATGTGCTCCGGACAGTTCTTTTCGGTAAAATCCCCGTGCATCTTCAGCGCGCTGATGGGCAGCTTGTACTGCTTGAGCAGCTTTGCGGCCAGTTTTGCGCCGTTATCAAAGGTCTTTTCAAAATTGCCGTCCTGGTTGACGCACAGCTCCACGCCGATGCCGCCGTCGTTGCCGCCGCCCGGCTTCTGCAGGTCGCCCGCGTGCCAAGCCACCTCGTCATCGGGAATGTGGTGGTAGATCTCATGATCGTCCACCGTGTAGTGCCAGCCCGTCTCATCATCCGTATTGGTGGTGAGATAGTTGCTGTGGTTGGCCGCGTTGGTGCCCGCGGCGGCATTGCCCGTCTCGTGAATGACCACGTACTTGATCTGGCGCTTGATGCCCGGCCGCCTGGGAGAGGACTTGTCCACATACAGCGTGCGGATCGGAATGCCGTAGGCGTCCCCGCTGTCGGCGGCCTGCACGGTGCCGCCTCCCTTGCCGTCGCTTGTGGGCACCAGCCCCCCCTGCTCGTTTTTATCCAGCGCGCGGCACAGGAAGATCATGCCTGTGGTTAGCAGCGCCACAAGCACTACTGCGCGGATGCGCTTGAACCATACCCTCCGCCTGCGGGCGCGCTGCAGCTTGCGCCGCTGCTCGGGCGTCATGCGCCGGCGTTGCGCATACATGTGCTGGGTTGTCGGTCTTCTCGATGGCTGCAACTTTACGTCAACTCCCTGTCATCCGGTGCGCCCGCAGAAAAAAAGGCGCATTTCTGTCACCAGCTCTTATTCTACACGATTCCTGTGCGCGATGCGATACCTGTTTATGCCAGCGGCGAAACCGGGCGATCGCCGGCGCATCCTGTCAATACGTATCCTAAGCATACCATGTAACGCAAATGTATCAACACCCTTACAAAAATCGGTCGATTAGCGCACGTTGTTGAAACGCCGCCTGTTATGCGGCTTTTTATCGCTTTTTTTATGGTGGCATACTGGCAATTTATCGTAAATACGATATAATAAATATGAAGCATGAATCGGTGATACAATCATCTTCAAAACCATAAAAGGAGACGAAATCATGTCAGAGTTCAAAGGCAAGCTGCACGAGACCGTCGTAAAATTCCCCCAGACTGATATCTGGAACGATTCCTGCGCACTGGATGAATTGCAATACGCCATCGAGCGCGGCGCGGTGGGTGCCACCACTAACCCCACGATCGTCAAAAACGTGCTGAGCAAAGAGTACGATATGTGGAAGGACCGCATCCTCGATATGGCGCTGGCCAATCCCACAGCGTCGGAGGAGGACATTGCCTGGCAGGTCATCGACACCTTTGGCGCAGAGCGTTCCAAGCTGCTGCTGCCCACCTTTGAAAAATTCAAGGGCAAAAAGGGACGCCTTTCCATTCAGACCAATGTGAAAAACTACACCAACGCGGATAAAATGCTGGAGCAGGCGCTGCACTTCGATACGCTGGGCCCCAACATGCAGGTGAAGATGGCGACCTCCAAGGCCGGCGTCGAGGCCATGGAAGAGGCCACCTACCGCGGCGTGAGCATCAACGCCACCATCTCCTTTACCGTGCCCCAGGCCGTGGCCGTGGCAGAGGCCGTGGAGCGCGGCCTGAAGCGCCGCGAGGCCGAGGGCAAGCCTACCGACCAGATGAGCCCTGTGTGCACCATCATGATCGGCCGCGTGGACGATTGGATGAAGGCCATCGCAGCCAAGCGCGGCACGCTGGTTGATCCGGAGTGCCTGGAACTTGCCGGTGTGGCCGTGTGCAAAAACGCCTACCGCATCTACAAGGAGCGCGGCTACCGCACCCGCCTGCTGCTTGCCGCCTACCGCAACCACTATCACTGGAGCGAGTTTATCGGTGGCGACATCTGCATGACCATCCCCTACCCCTTCCAGCGCCGCATCAATCCCAGCGGCGTGGAGGTGAAGGACCGCATCAACGATCCTGTGGATCCGGCCATCATTAAACAGCTGCGCGACTACTTCCCCGATTTTATCCGCGCCTACGAGCCGGACGGCATGAAGCCCGAGGAGTTCCAGCGCTACGGCGCCTTTGTCGAGACCCTGCACCAGTTCCTGCAGGGCTACGAGGACTTTGTACACATCATCCGCGGCATCATCGTGCCCGACGCCTTTGCGGACTGCAAATAAGCGCGTAAACACAGCTGTACGCTACAGAAAAAGCCCTGCAAGCGGTTCTGCTTGCAGGGCTTTTGCGTTTTGTTTTGCTTACAGGGCCGTTTTGGCCAGGCCACAGAGGTAGCACGCCTCCACCTGCTGCTGGGGAAGGTTTGAAAAGGCAATGGGGTCTGCAGGCTCCCCCTCCATGGCGCCAATGCACTTGGCCATCCAGATAACGTCGTGCCACTGCCCCATCTTAAATCCGCATTGGGGGAACCTGCCCACCTGCGCAAAGCCGCGCTTGGCGTGCCACTGCAGGCTGCGGGGGTTCTCCGCGCTGATGCAGGCGTACACATTGCGGTATCCCTGCAGCTTGAGCAGCGCAAGCAAGCTCGCGTAGAGCGCCATGCCGATCCCTTTTTCCTGAAACGCCCCCTGCACATAGATGGACAGGTCCGCATCCCAGCGGTACCCCGCGCGCTCAAAGGCGGGCGAGGCGTAGGCGTACCCCGCGATCACCCCGTCGATCACACAGACGAGCACGGGAAACTGCGCCGCGTACCCATCCAGGCGCGATGCGAACGTTTCCAGCGTGGGCACGTCATATTCAAACGTCACCACCGTCCCCGTCACATAGGGCCGGTAAATGGCAAGCATTGCCGCATAATCCCGCATCTGCGCCGCACGAATTGCCATGCGCATCCTGTTTATCCTCCTTTATATCGCAAAGGGTACACGTAGCCCATGGGGTGGTACAGTCACATTATATACCAGCTGCCTGGCAGGAAACAACAAAAAAAGACGCTTTTTGCCGCCCTGGACGCGCAAGGCGCATATCCCCCCCGCGCGTCCACTAGCGGCCAAAGGCGTCCATGGGCCATATCCTGTCAACTCGCCTGGCGCACCTTTGCCAGCAGGGCTTCGATGTCTAAGTGCAGTTCACTGCGCCCCATGGCGAAAAAGTCGCAGTTGTACACCGCGCTGGCCCATGCAATGACCGATTCGGTCATCGGCATGGGTATGCCCAGCCGCCTGCCGATGCAGGCCATAGGCACGCAGCCGGTGGGAATATCCTCAAACACGTAGCGGGTATGCACGTCCGTGGGCGCGTACACTCTCGCGTAGGCCTGGGTGTTCTGCAGGCATTCGTAGAGCGTATCGCCACTGGCCCCGTATTTGTCCGCCAGCCAGGCTTTGACCGGCTGCGCCTGGCCCAGGATGCGCTCCGCCACCGACACGCGCTCCTGGTCCAGCCGCTCGATCATATCGGCCACCATGGGCGAGATGGCGTTGTGATAATAAAGGAACTTCTCCCCCGCCTCGATGCGCGTTAGATTCATCAGCACCGGCAGGGGGTGAAAAATCATCCCGATGTTGCCAAAGCCCGTGTGCAGCACGCTGGGCGCGGGCGCAAACGTGGGAAACGCACCCTGCAGCAGTTCCACCACCTGGGCCGTCTCGTGGGGCTGGTGCGCCGCCACGCCCACGTTGTCCTTGACGTGGTAGATCTCCACCTGCCCGGGCGCGGGGCAGCGGCAGGTCAGGATAAATGTCTCCGCCTCGGCGACGGTCACCTTTTTCTCGCAGCCCATCCGCCGCAGCACCGTCTCAAAGGCGTAGGTGCCCAGCGTCCGCCCCGGGTTGAGCACGATCACCTGGCCGTCTTTGAGATGGGGCGCCATCTCTCTTGCCACCACGTGGTGGTACTGGGAGGGCGTGGTCACCATGATCAGGTGCGCGCCCGAGATCACCTGGCGCATGTCGCAACTGATGCATCCGATGCGCGCCTGCCCTTGCAGCACGCCCGATAACTGAAACACCGGCGTGGGAAACATATCCACCCGCTCTTGCTGGCGGGCGTAGAGCGCGGTTTCATAGCCGCGCATGGCAAAGCACGCCGCAAGCGACTGCCCGCCGTTGCCGGTTGAAATAACCGCCACCTTTTGCTGGTTTCTCATAGATTTCTCCTCCTTATCTACACGCCCGCGGCGGCGCGCCCGCATGCAGGTGCCTCCGCCAGGCCTTCGAAATTGCCCGCCTGTGCAAGGCTATCCAGGCGCGCTTCTTCGCTGAGGATGCGGCCGTGCGCGCGGTCGTATGCCTCGCACCTGCCATCCACCATGCGGGTCTGCAAAATGCCGCGCACCGCGGCGGTCCTGACGATGTGGGGGGCGTCGAGAATGCCTCGCCGAATGCAGTCGGACAGGACGCGCGCGTCGGCCAGCGGGTCAGCGGACACGGACGCGTAGCGCGTGCGGATAAAGTCAAGCAGATAGGATGCCTCGCCCAGCAGCTGCGCCTTGCGCTGCAGGACGCGCGCGTCCTGCGAGGCCTGCACGTTGCCGTGCAGCACTGAGCGCACCACGCCGCGCACGATCTTGCAGCTCTCGATCACCACCTCGGGCGTGGCCGCGTGCTCCGCCTCGCTGTAGCCCACCACGTGGATGATGTGCGGCGCAAGCGCCATGGAAAGCTGCGTAGAGGCAGCCAGCTGGCCCTTTGCGACGTCCAGATCGCTGCTGAAAAAGGGCAGCCCCGCGCGCACCTGCCGGTACGTGCGAAAGCCGCTGTCCGCCAGGCTTTCCACCAGCGCCATCTGCGCCAGCGCCTTGGCAAGGTCCATGGCAAAATGCATCCCCGCCGGCACGTTGAACATGTACTGCGCGATATAGTCCCGCACCCCGCAGCGCTTGGCGTTGTAGGCGCTGATGTAGGCCATCGCCACCGAGATGACGTCGTGCGCGTCGCGCAGGCCCCAGTGGTGGGGCTCGTTGACTTCAACGGGGATGTTTTGCCCCGCGTGCCAGCGCATCAGCTGCTGCGCCTCCTGCATGGATTGCTCCAGCGTGCGCGTGCCCCGTCCGTCCAGCTCGTTGTACCAGCACAGCGGCACCGCGCACCACGCGTTGTTGATCGTCTCGCGCAGCAGCGGCGCAAAGGCCATTACGTCCGCCGTGCCGCTGTAGCAGCGCATCATGGGGTAGTTGCCGCGCTGCGAAGCCTCCTTGAGCCGGATAAAGTCCTCCCGCGTGCGGATGGGCACGCCCCCCGCCCCGTCCATGCGCACATCGCGCGCCTCGGGATGGAAAAAGTACTGCTGGGTATTCTGGTCCGGTCCCAGTGAGATTACGTCCAGCACGCCCGCCTCGGCAATGCGCGCCACGCCCCGCCGGGTATCCGCAAACGATGGCAGGCCGAAGTGGTGGCGCAGCAGCGGATAGGGGCGCTTTTGCGCCATGCGCGCGCGCACATCATCGGCAAGGCGCTGCTGCCGCTGCCCCTGCTGGGTGTTGCGCAGGTAGGCAAGGCAGGCGTCGATATCCTCCGTGCCGTCGAATACCTGCTGAAAAAACCCTGTAGCCTGCGCGGCGGCGGCCACGGGGCGCGTGCCCCCAAAGACCCACTGCGGCTGCCTCGCAAGGTCCGCGCTGCGCGCCTGAAGCTGTGCGATGATGGGCGTTACGTTCTGCGGCGTGAGCCGGTAGCCCAGCGCGACCATATCAGGCTGCTGAACCCGCACCGCCTGGATGATCTCTTCCACAGGCACGGCGGGTCCCAGAAACAGCATCTCATACCCCGCCTCCTGCGCCAGTTGCAAAAAATGGATGACACCGGCCACGTGTACGCAGTTGCCGATGGAAGCGCCGATGATTTTTTTTGTAGCAGCCATAGACGGCCTCCTTTCTTATGCAAAAACCATTTGTTTGTTTTTCAAGTATACTGCCGCATCGTTAAGGACGTATTAACCTGCGCAAAAAACAGGGACATGCGTAACTGTTGTTATGATGATTATACCTGTTTTTGCACGCTCTGACAACTTATTTTTTCATTATAGGTTGCACTAATGTTATGCGCGGATAAACTGCATCAAAAAAGCACCGGCGCAAAAGGCACCGGCGCGGACACAGCGCGCTTAACCAAGCATCTTTTTATAGGATTCCCCCCACTGCCCCATAGCATCCAAAATGGGCTTGAGGCTGCGGCCCAGCGGCGTGAGCGCGTATTCCACGCGCGGGGGAACCTCTGCGTACACCCTGCGGTTGACCAGGCCGCTTTCCTCCATGGCGCGCAGCTGGGCGGTGAGCACTTTCTGCGAGACAGTGCCGATGCAGCGGCGCAGCTCCCCAAAGCGCTTGGTGCCCCCCATCAGATCGCGCAAAATCAGCACCTTCCATTTGTCCCCAATGAGCGTCAGCGTGGTCTCCACCGGACAGGCCGGCAACGTTTTATCCATAACCGCTCCCCCCTTTGTGTGCGCAGAGCGCTGCTGCCTGGCGCATTTGTTACTAAAAGATACTAACATGCCAAAATGTATACTGCATGCACTTTTGCCGTTGCATCTTTATTGTAGTCATGCGCCCTACCAGCTGTCAAGCACCCGCGCGTTTGGCGCGGATGGTAACCGCCGGGTAACCAGCCCACTGCAAAGTGCGTACTTTACAGGACGCCGCCGCGGCGCTATGGTGAAATAAACGCGTATGCCTCTTTGCAGGGCGGCGCGCATCTGCGAAAAGGGGAGGCGCATCATCTTTGAATACGCAGGACTATCTTGCCTGTATCGTGCGCGACATACATACCACCGTGGTTGCCACGCTGGACGCGGACGGTCTGCCCGTTACCTGCGCCATCGATATGATGGATTACGACGCGCGCAGCCTGTACTTTCTCACCGCGCGGGGCAAGGACTTTTACGCGCGGCTCAAGCGCGGCGGTTATCTGGCGCTGACGGGCACCCAGGGCGCGGATACCCTGCAGCGCGTATCGGTCAGCGTGCGCGGCAGGGTGCGCGAACTCGGCCCCCGCCTGCTGCCCTGGCTTTTTGCCAAAAACCCCTACATGCACGATATCTACCCCAACGCCGCTTCCCGCGCAGCGCTGACGGTGTTCCAGCTCTACGAAGGGACGGGCCAGTGGTTTGACCTGTCCACCTCCCCCGTCACGCGTGACACCTTCGCCTTTGGCGGAGCCACCCCGAAAGATGCGCGCTATGCCGTCACCGGCGCGTGCAGCGGCTGCGGGGCCTGCGCGCGCGTCTGCCCGCAGGGGTGCATCGATACCGCCACCCTTCCCGCGCGCATCGACGCGCGCCACTGCCTCTGCTGCGGCCGCTGCCGCGTCATCTGTCCGCGGCAGGCCATCTGTTACACACAAGGGAGCTGAAAAAAACCATGGACCAGCAACAACGGCGCGTATACCTCATCCAAGCGCTGCTCAGCGAGCGCCCCGACGGCGCGCAGTGCCCCATTCCCGACGGGGCGCAGGCGCAGCGGCGGTTGCTGCGCGCGCTGATGAACGTGCGCCCACCCCAGCGGGCAAGCGAGGCGTTCCTCGCCGTGCAGGACGCTTACCTGCAGCAGGCGCTGCGTGACAAGGGCATCACGGACATAGAAAGCCTTGCACCCGCGCGCGATGGGCTCTATCTGTGGCGGGGCGATATCACCACGCTCAAGGTAGACGCCATCGTCAACGCGGCCAACGCGCAGCTGCTGGGCTGTTTTCAGCCCTGCCACAGCTGCATCGACAACGCCATCCACACCTACGCCGGCGTGCAGCTGCGCCTTGCCTGCGCGGCGCTGATGCGCGCGCAGGGGCACGACGAGCCCACAGGCCAGGCAAAGATCACGCCCGCGTTCAATCTGCCCAGCAAGTTTGTGCTGCACAGTGTAGGCCCTATCGTATCAGGTCCCCTCACACAGCGGCACTGCGACCAGTTCGCCTCCTGCTACCGCGCCTGCCTGGCGCTTGCCGCCCAGCATGGAGCTGCGTCCATCGCGTTTTGCTGCATCTCCACCGGCGTATTCCACTTCCCAAACGAGCGCGCGGCCCAGATCGCCATCGATACCGTGCGCGCCTACCGCGCGCAGACCAAAGACCCGATGAAGGTGGTATTCAATGTTTTCACACAAACCGATGCGGACATCTACCGACGCCTGCTGCGCGCAGATTGACCGGCTT
Above is a window of Maliibacterium massiliense DNA encoding:
- a CDS encoding sensor domain-containing diguanylate cyclase — encoded protein: MKKNVLMRTNLLVCIVIILGFATTSIISYRSNQSIIRKDVESVTTLTSEGIYHQIDSIFLKPVNISLTMANDSLLKAFLREEQQHADETRFVEGMRQYLAAYRDKYQYDSVFLASAQTNQYYYYNGLDRTLLPDDPENVWFYQFLQGERDYELNIDNDEVGAANNEITVFINARIRDAAGKTIGVVGVGFRVNDLQALFQSYEEKFGVDVCLVDRQGVVQISTQKTGYEASNLFDGCAFTELKDAILQNREDAETFWYDSDAGSGYLVSAYVQNMDWHLIVQNDTTAMDKALALDLAREILIIAVIVATVLVIITSVMRKYNRHIIELTVAREQEHRNVLREATEQMYEDIYEIDITHNRAASEATEAYFESLGARGNMPFDKALAMIAQRQIKEEFRQGYLAMFSPEAVLAAYHDGVENLRYDFMISTDGQNYHWIRITAHIFYWDDDNSVRLLVYRQNIDAEKKRELYLFDQMQKDSLTELFNKAATQENIRAMLMQHPDACYAFFILDIDNFKQINDQLGHAMGDTVLATFARAVQAQFRSNDIVGRIGGDEFVAFLPVPSRQIAEKKAQELVAALRQRVEGEGGSCAISVSLGVALAPEMGRDFETLYRQADSALYQAKKRGKNGYSIYNEEK
- a CDS encoding N-acetylmuramoyl-L-alanine amidase, encoding MYAQRRRMTPEQRRKLQRARRRRVWFKRIRAVVLVALLTTGMIFLCRALDKNEQGGLVPTSDGKGGGTVQAADSGDAYGIPIRTLYVDKSSPRRPGIKRQIKYVVIHETGNAAAGTNAANHSNYLTTNTDDETGWHYTVDDHEIYHHIPDDEVAWHAGDLQKPGGGNDGGIGVELCVNQDGNFEKTFDNGAKLAAKLLKQYKLPISALKMHGDFTEKNCPEHIRDQGRWQAFTQKVQQYMAQ
- a CDS encoding transaldolase family protein; this encodes MSEFKGKLHETVVKFPQTDIWNDSCALDELQYAIERGAVGATTNPTIVKNVLSKEYDMWKDRILDMALANPTASEEDIAWQVIDTFGAERSKLLLPTFEKFKGKKGRLSIQTNVKNYTNADKMLEQALHFDTLGPNMQVKMATSKAGVEAMEEATYRGVSINATISFTVPQAVAVAEAVERGLKRREAEGKPTDQMSPVCTIMIGRVDDWMKAIAAKRGTLVDPECLELAGVAVCKNAYRIYKERGYRTRLLLAAYRNHYHWSEFIGGDICMTIPYPFQRRINPSGVEVKDRINDPVDPAIIKQLRDYFPDFIRAYEPDGMKPEEFQRYGAFVETLHQFLQGYEDFVHIIRGIIVPDAFADCK
- a CDS encoding GNAT family N-acetyltransferase, with the protein product MRMAIRAAQMRDYAAMLAIYRPYVTGTVVTFEYDVPTLETFASRLDGYAAQFPVLVCVIDGVIAGYAYASPAFERAGYRWDADLSIYVQGAFQEKGIGMALYASLLALLKLQGYRNVYACISAENPRSLQWHAKRGFAQVGRFPQCGFKMGQWHDVIWMAKCIGAMEGEPADPIAFSNLPQQQVEACYLCGLAKTAL
- a CDS encoding NAD/NADP-dependent octopine/nopaline dehydrogenase family protein; this encodes MRNQQKVAVISTGNGGQSLAACFAMRGYETALYARQQERVDMFPTPVFQLSGVLQGQARIGCISCDMRQVISGAHLIMVTTPSQYHHVVAREMAPHLKDGQVIVLNPGRTLGTYAFETVLRRMGCEKKVTVAEAETFILTCRCPAPGQVEIYHVKDNVGVAAHQPHETAQVVELLQGAFPTFAPAPSVLHTGFGNIGMIFHPLPVLMNLTRIEAGEKFLYYHNAISPMVADMIERLDQERVSVAERILGQAQPVKAWLADKYGASGDTLYECLQNTQAYARVYAPTDVHTRYVFEDIPTGCVPMACIGRRLGIPMPMTESVIAWASAVYNCDFFAMGRSELHLDIEALLAKVRQAS
- a CDS encoding cobalamin-dependent protein (Presence of a B(12) (cobalamin)-binding domain implies dependence on cobalamin itself, in one of its several forms, or in some unusual lineages, dependence on a cobalamin-like analog.), which produces MAATKKIIGASIGNCVHVAGVIHFLQLAQEAGYEMLFLGPAVPVEEIIQAVRVQQPDMVALGYRLTPQNVTPIIAQLQARSADLARQPQWVFGGTRPVAAAAQATGFFQQVFDGTEDIDACLAYLRNTQQGQRQQRLADDVRARMAQKRPYPLLRHHFGLPSFADTRRGVARIAEAGVLDVISLGPDQNTQQYFFHPEARDVRMDGAGGVPIRTREDFIRLKEASQRGNYPMMRCYSGTADVMAFAPLLRETINNAWCAVPLCWYNELDGRGTRTLEQSMQEAQQLMRWHAGQNIPVEVNEPHHWGLRDAHDVISVAMAYISAYNAKRCGVRDYIAQYMFNVPAGMHFAMDLAKALAQMALVESLADSGFRTYRQVRAGLPFFSSDLDVAKGQLAASTQLSMALAPHIIHVVGYSEAEHAATPEVVIESCKIVRGVVRSVLHGNVQASQDARVLQRKAQLLGEASYLLDFIRTRYASVSADPLADARVLSDCIRRGILDAPHIVRTAAVRGILQTRMVDGRCEAYDRAHGRILSEEARLDSLAQAGNFEGLAEAPACGRAAAGV
- a CDS encoding helix-turn-helix domain-containing protein, whose product is MDKTLPACPVETTLTLIGDKWKVLILRDLMGGTKRFGELRRCIGTVSQKVLTAQLRAMEESGLVNRRVYAEVPPRVEYALTPLGRSLKPILDAMGQWGESYKKMLG
- a CDS encoding pyridoxamine 5'-phosphate oxidase family protein, yielding MNTQDYLACIVRDIHTTVVATLDADGLPVTCAIDMMDYDARSLYFLTARGKDFYARLKRGGYLALTGTQGADTLQRVSVSVRGRVRELGPRLLPWLFAKNPYMHDIYPNAASRAALTVFQLYEGTGQWFDLSTSPVTRDTFAFGGATPKDARYAVTGACSGCGACARVCPQGCIDTATLPARIDARHCLCCGRCRVICPRQAICYTQGS
- a CDS encoding protein-ADP-ribose hydrolase, which encodes MDQQQRRVYLIQALLSERPDGAQCPIPDGAQAQRRLLRALMNVRPPQRASEAFLAVQDAYLQQALRDKGITDIESLAPARDGLYLWRGDITTLKVDAIVNAANAQLLGCFQPCHSCIDNAIHTYAGVQLRLACAALMRAQGHDEPTGQAKITPAFNLPSKFVLHSVGPIVSGPLTQRHCDQFASCYRACLALAAQHGAASIAFCCISTGVFHFPNERAAQIAIDTVRAYRAQTKDPMKVVFNVFTQTDADIYRRLLRAD